From a single Xyrauchen texanus isolate HMW12.3.18 chromosome 26, RBS_HiC_50CHRs, whole genome shotgun sequence genomic region:
- the LOC127619601 gene encoding protein FAM221A-like isoform X4, translating to METTHFGKHASNAVDAYLEYRRIVGEDDGGRLFSEDEYKKYKETVVPRRIQNRLYVSFGVPGQIDCKLIGPETPCFCTHRYKQHCTDFEELQKERPIFLPCRVRGCQCVSYQYIHINGSKPVRCQCKHTTSEHSEAKEHRCKKCTHCTGYRSPFTCGCGQPGYAHVTLVETREERMARGCPVGTDLPYAAMGGLTGFSSLADGYLRLDPSGIGPLSSSTLKSDQDLAHVFERTNTTLTETTVGHVMSCVWMLRSIV from the exons ATGGAAACGACACACTTTGGCAAACATGCAAGCAATGCAGTAGATGCCTATTTAGAATACAGAAG GATTGTAGGTGAAGATGATGGAGGTAGGCTGTTTTCAGAGGatgaatacaaaaaatacaagGAGACAGTGGTGCCACGAAGAATTCAGAACCGACTTTATGTCAGTTTTGGCGTCCCTGGACAGATAGACTGCAAACTCATTGGACCAGAGACACCTTGCTTTTGTACACACAG GTATAAACAGCACTGCACAGACTTTGAGGAATTGCAGAAGGAAAGGCCTATATTCTTGCCTTGTAGGGTTAGAGGTTGTCAGTGCGTATCCTATCAATACATTCATATCAACGGCTCTAAGCCTGTGCGCTGCCAATGCAAGCACACAACCAGTGAGCACAGTGAAGCTAAAGAGCACCGATGCAAGAAAT GCACTCACTGCACTGGCTATCGAAGTCCATTCACGTGTGGATGTGGTCAACCTGGATATGCCCATGTGACGCTGGTTGAAACCAGGGAAGAGCGCATGGCACGGGGTTGTCCAGTGGGCACAGATCTTCCTTATGCAGCCATGGGAGGCCTGACTGGGTTCAGCTCGCTGGCAGACGGCTACCTAAGACTGGATCCCAGTGGCATAG GACCTCTGTCATCTAGTACTCTGAAATCTGACCAGGACCTAGCTCACGTGTTTGAGAGAACAAATACAACACTCACCGAGACTACAG tggggcacgtgatgagttgtgtgtggatgctgcggagcatagtgtga
- the ccdc126 gene encoding coiled-coil domain-containing protein 126: protein MLGCLLRRSMSHRLSIFLVLFGLAWCLLLLHYTVTQPRRQTSAELRQQILELSHRYVKVLSEENQNPSRPHGTSMAGYADLKRTIAVLLDDILNRLVKLEGKVDAAVNASMHNMSRSAAGAGALLASGVSVSRLIKSNMPSHPPDRRSNPLQFPPQSPDRPHRQHSLK from the exons ATGCTGGGTTGTCTGCTGCGTAGGAGCATGTCTCACAGACTGAGCATATTTCTGGTGCTCTTCGGCCTGGCCTGGTGTCTACTGCTGCTTCACTACACCGTCACACAACCACGCCGCCAGACAAGCGCAGAACTCCGCCAACAGATTCTTGAGCTCAGCCATCGCTATGTCAAAGTCCTCAGCGAGGAGAACCAGAACCCCTCACGGCCCCACGGCACCTCCATGGCAGGATATG CTGATTTGAAGAGGACAATTGCTGTGCTTTTGGATGATATTCTCAATCGTTTGGTGAAGTTGGAGGGAAAAGTGGATGCTGCTGTGAATGCATCAATGCACAATATGTCCCGTTCTGCTGCTGGTGCTGGAGCACTCCTTGCTTCAGGTGTCTCTGTTTCCAGGCTCATCAAAAGCAACATGCCTTCCCATCCGCCAGATAGGCGAAGTAACCCTCTTCAGTTTCCACCACAATCACCTGATCGCCCACATAGACAGCactctttaaaataa
- the LOC127619601 gene encoding protein FAM221A-like isoform X1 — protein METTHFGKHASNAVDAYLEYRRIVGEDDGGRLFSEDEYKKYKETVVPRRIQNRLYVSFGVPGQIDCKLIGPETPCFCTHRYKQHCTDFEELQKERPIFLPCRVRGCQCVSYQYIHINGSKPVRCQCKHTTSEHSEAKEHRCKKCTHCTGYRSPFTCGCGQPGYAHVTLVETREERMARGCPVGTDLPYAAMGGLTGFSSLADGYLRLDPSGIGPLSSSTLKSDQDLAHVFERTNTTLTETTAHKAERGQTENVTKEMKTKHPFF, from the exons ATGGAAACGACACACTTTGGCAAACATGCAAGCAATGCAGTAGATGCCTATTTAGAATACAGAAG GATTGTAGGTGAAGATGATGGAGGTAGGCTGTTTTCAGAGGatgaatacaaaaaatacaagGAGACAGTGGTGCCACGAAGAATTCAGAACCGACTTTATGTCAGTTTTGGCGTCCCTGGACAGATAGACTGCAAACTCATTGGACCAGAGACACCTTGCTTTTGTACACACAG GTATAAACAGCACTGCACAGACTTTGAGGAATTGCAGAAGGAAAGGCCTATATTCTTGCCTTGTAGGGTTAGAGGTTGTCAGTGCGTATCCTATCAATACATTCATATCAACGGCTCTAAGCCTGTGCGCTGCCAATGCAAGCACACAACCAGTGAGCACAGTGAAGCTAAAGAGCACCGATGCAAGAAAT GCACTCACTGCACTGGCTATCGAAGTCCATTCACGTGTGGATGTGGTCAACCTGGATATGCCCATGTGACGCTGGTTGAAACCAGGGAAGAGCGCATGGCACGGGGTTGTCCAGTGGGCACAGATCTTCCTTATGCAGCCATGGGAGGCCTGACTGGGTTCAGCTCGCTGGCAGACGGCTACCTAAGACTGGATCCCAGTGGCATAG GACCTCTGTCATCTAGTACTCTGAAATCTGACCAGGACCTAGCTCACGTGTTTGAGAGAACAAATACAACACTCACCGAGACTACAG CACATAAAGCGGAAAGAGGTCAAACAGAAAATGTAACCAAGGAGATGAAAACAAAGCACCCATTCTTCTAG
- the LOC127619601 gene encoding protein FAM221A-like isoform X3 encodes METTHFGKHASNAVDAYLEYRRIVGEDDGGRLFSEDEYKKYKETVVPRRIQNRLYVSFGVPGQIDCKLIGPETPCFCTHRYKQHCTDFEELQKERPIFLPCRVRGCQCVSYQYIHINGSKPVRCQCKHTTSEHSEAKEHRCKKCTHCTGYRSPFTCGCGQPGYAHVTLVETREERMARGCPVGTDLPYAAMGGLTGFSSLADGYLRLDPSGIGPLSSSTLKSDQDLAHVFERTNTTLTETTGRVIERKDRVSSMASV; translated from the exons ATGGAAACGACACACTTTGGCAAACATGCAAGCAATGCAGTAGATGCCTATTTAGAATACAGAAG GATTGTAGGTGAAGATGATGGAGGTAGGCTGTTTTCAGAGGatgaatacaaaaaatacaagGAGACAGTGGTGCCACGAAGAATTCAGAACCGACTTTATGTCAGTTTTGGCGTCCCTGGACAGATAGACTGCAAACTCATTGGACCAGAGACACCTTGCTTTTGTACACACAG GTATAAACAGCACTGCACAGACTTTGAGGAATTGCAGAAGGAAAGGCCTATATTCTTGCCTTGTAGGGTTAGAGGTTGTCAGTGCGTATCCTATCAATACATTCATATCAACGGCTCTAAGCCTGTGCGCTGCCAATGCAAGCACACAACCAGTGAGCACAGTGAAGCTAAAGAGCACCGATGCAAGAAAT GCACTCACTGCACTGGCTATCGAAGTCCATTCACGTGTGGATGTGGTCAACCTGGATATGCCCATGTGACGCTGGTTGAAACCAGGGAAGAGCGCATGGCACGGGGTTGTCCAGTGGGCACAGATCTTCCTTATGCAGCCATGGGAGGCCTGACTGGGTTCAGCTCGCTGGCAGACGGCTACCTAAGACTGGATCCCAGTGGCATAG GACCTCTGTCATCTAGTACTCTGAAATCTGACCAGGACCTAGCTCACGTGTTTGAGAGAACAAATACAACACTCACCGAGACTACAG GAAGAGTAATTGAAAGGAAAGACAGA GTGAGCTCCATGGCTAGCGTTTAA
- the LOC127619601 gene encoding protein FAM221A-like isoform X2: METTHFGKHASNAVDAYLEYRRIVGEDDGGRLFSEDEYKKYKETVVPRRIQNRLYVSFGVPGQIDCKLIGPETPCFCTHRYKQHCTDFEELQKERPIFLPCRVRGCQCVSYQYIHINGSKPVRCQCKHTTSEHSEAKEHRCKKCTHCTGYRSPFTCGCGQPGYAHVTLVETREERMARGCPVGTDLPYAAMGGLTGFSSLADGYLRLDPSGIGPLSSSTLKSDQDLAHVFERTNTTLTETTGRVIERKDRHIKRKEVKQKM, encoded by the exons ATGGAAACGACACACTTTGGCAAACATGCAAGCAATGCAGTAGATGCCTATTTAGAATACAGAAG GATTGTAGGTGAAGATGATGGAGGTAGGCTGTTTTCAGAGGatgaatacaaaaaatacaagGAGACAGTGGTGCCACGAAGAATTCAGAACCGACTTTATGTCAGTTTTGGCGTCCCTGGACAGATAGACTGCAAACTCATTGGACCAGAGACACCTTGCTTTTGTACACACAG GTATAAACAGCACTGCACAGACTTTGAGGAATTGCAGAAGGAAAGGCCTATATTCTTGCCTTGTAGGGTTAGAGGTTGTCAGTGCGTATCCTATCAATACATTCATATCAACGGCTCTAAGCCTGTGCGCTGCCAATGCAAGCACACAACCAGTGAGCACAGTGAAGCTAAAGAGCACCGATGCAAGAAAT GCACTCACTGCACTGGCTATCGAAGTCCATTCACGTGTGGATGTGGTCAACCTGGATATGCCCATGTGACGCTGGTTGAAACCAGGGAAGAGCGCATGGCACGGGGTTGTCCAGTGGGCACAGATCTTCCTTATGCAGCCATGGGAGGCCTGACTGGGTTCAGCTCGCTGGCAGACGGCTACCTAAGACTGGATCCCAGTGGCATAG GACCTCTGTCATCTAGTACTCTGAAATCTGACCAGGACCTAGCTCACGTGTTTGAGAGAACAAATACAACACTCACCGAGACTACAG GAAGAGTAATTGAAAGGAAAGACAGA CACATAAAGCGGAAAGAGGTCAAACAGAAAATGTAA